A genomic segment from Nicotiana tabacum cultivar K326 chromosome 7, ASM71507v2, whole genome shotgun sequence encodes:
- the LOC107802337 gene encoding uncharacterized protein LOC107802337 isoform X1, with the protein MPPRAVKRTPTGSGTKRGGRTNRGTPKSKEKQPVVMADEPVKVEVSAAEEEKKQELKQELKAEQPVAEEKSELEKPVKVEPEVKSVEKTDDVKDSDEYEKGERLDLDDNDPEYEPEEYGAVDYDERGIEHEDVQEEGYEIEEDPQEGDDGEEEEEGDMVEDDVEDMHEEIEGEEDGEHAEGEEHAEMVDAAEDEEHHEVVKERLKRKEFEVFVGGLDKDATEDDLRKVFSQVGEVTEVRLLMNPQTKKNKGFAFLRFATVEQAKRACIELKNPVVNGKKCGVSPSQDSDTLFLGNICKSWTKEALKEKLKHYGVNNVEDLTLVEDTNNEGMNRGFAFLEFSSRSEAMDAFKRLQKRDIVFGVDRPAKVSFADSFIDPGDEIMAQVKTVFIDGLSASWDEDRVRDLLKEYGNIEKIELARNMPSAKRKDFGFVSFDTHEAAVICAKSINNEELGEGDKKVKVRARLSRPLQRGRGRYGARDMRPRHGLMRGPRAPWGRPVPHRLPVRGSRVSTRVPPLADRSFKRPAAMRDRRPVMAVAPRGRPVAPRGRPVAPLSSRSYDRRPPVHSYPKSKREYARHEEIPPPRSRAAVDYPSRFPSDRRSSYRDDYSSRSSGYPDFPRGTARTSTRRAYVDDGYEERYERPPPAYREGRGREYDSISGSKRSYSSLDEVPPRYAEAGVRTSRSRLDYELGGASGTQYGDYSDSSRLGRSNLGYSGSRSSLSGQDSHGMYSSRQGGYGGGSYGGSDISGMYSSGYGGDYVSRGSDAGGSSYSSAYSSRGMGGSGYMGSGGSGSYY; encoded by the exons ATGCCTCCGAGAGCTGTAAAGAGGACGCCGACAGGATCCGGAACGAAACGGGGCGGCCGGACAAACCGAGGGACACCTAAATCAAAGGAAAAACAACCGGTAGTGATGGCGGATGAACCGGTAAAAGTTGAGGTTTCTGCAGCGGAAGAGGAGAAGAAGCAGGAGCTGAAACAAGAATTGAAGGCGGAGCAACCGGTGGCCGAGGAGAAATCCGAGCTTGAAAAGCCGGTCAAAGTGGAGCCGGAGGTGAAATCTGTGGAGAAGA CGGACGATGTGAAAGATTCAGATGAATATGAAAAAGGCGAACGCTTAGATTTGGATGATAATGATCCTGAATATGAACCCGAAGAGTATGGCGCTGTTGATTATGACGAGAGAGGAATTGAACATGAGGATGTTCAGGAAGAGGGTTATGAAATAGAGGAAGATCCCCAAGAGGGAGATGATggtgaggaggaggaggaaggtgACATGGTTGAAGATGATGTTGAAGATATGCACGAGGAAATTGAGGGTGAGGAAGATGGCGAGCATGCAGAAGGAGAGGAGCATGCAGAGATGGTTGATGCAGCTGAGGATGAAGAACATCATGAAGTTGTTAAAGAAAGACTTAAGAGGAAGGAATTTGAAGTTTTTGTTGGTGGCTTGGACAAGGATGCTACTGAGGATGATCTCAGGAAAGTTTTCAGTCAAGTTGGTGAGGTCACAGAAGTGAGACTCTTAATGAATCCTCAGACAAAGAAGAATAAAGGATTTGCATTCCTGCGTTTTGCAACAGTGGAACAAGCAAAACGAGCTTGTATTGAGCTGAAAAATCCAGTG GTGAATGGCAAAAAATGTGGTGTTTCCCCAAGTCAGGACAGTGATACCCTATTTTTGGGTAACATATGCAAATCTTGGACAAAAGAAGCC TTAAAagagaagttgaagcattatggCGTTAATAATGTTGAGGATTTGACATTGGTTGAAGACACTAATAATGAGGGTATGAATCGAGGCTTTGCTTTTCTGGAGTTCTCTTCACGCTCAGAGGCCATGGATGCATTTAAACGTCTACAGAAGAGAGATATTGTGTTTGGAGTTGATAGGCCTGCCAAGGTTTCTTTTGCAGATTCATTCATTGACCCTGGAGATGAAATTATGGCACAG GTTAAAACAGTTTTTATCGATGGTCTTTCTGCATCTTGGGATGAGGATCGTGTGAGGGATCTTCTTAAAGAATATGGCAATATTGAAAAAATTGAGCTAGCCCGTAATATGCCTTCAGCCAAGAGAAAGGATTTTGGATTTGTCAGTTTTGACACTCATGAAGCTGCAGTTATTTGTGCCAAAAGCATTAATAATGAAGAGTTGGGTGAAGGAGATAAGAAG GTTAAAGTTAGGGCCAGATTATCGAGGCCACTTCAGAGAGGAAGAGGGAGATATGGCGCACGTGATATGCGACCTCGACATGGGTTGATGCGTGGTCCTCGTGCTCCATGGGGTCGTCCAGTCCCACATAGACTCCCTGTTCGTGGATCTAGAGTTAGTACACGTGTCCCTCCCCTTGCTGATCGTAGTTTCAAACGACCTGCCGCAATGAGGGATAGGCGACCGGTTATGGCTGTGGCTCCGAGGGGCAGACCTGTGGCTCCGAGGGGCAGACCTGTGGCTCCATTATCGAGCAGGTCTTATGACCGGAGACCACCTG TTCACTCGTACCCAAAGAGTAAGAGGGAGTATGCACGGCATGAGGAAATTCCTCCTCCTAGAAGCAGAGCCGCAGTGGACTATCCTTCTAGATTTCCTTCCGACAGACGCAGCTCCTACAGGGATGACTATTCGTCTCGTAGCTCTGGTTACCCTGATTTTCCTAGAGGTACTGCTCGCACATCAACAAGGAGAGCTTATGTTGATGATGGATATGAAGAACGGTATGAAAGGCCTCCTCCTGCTTATCGTGAGGGGCGAGGTAGGGAATATGATTCCATATCTGGTTCCAAACGTTCATACAGTTCACTG GATGAGGTCCCTCCCCGCTATGCTGAAGCAGGAGTCCGCACTTCTCGTTCTCGTTTGGATTATGAACTTGGTGGTGCGAGTGGCACACAGTATGGGGATTATAGTGACAG CAGTAGGTTAGGGAGATCAAATCTTGGATATAGTGGCAGCCGGAGTTCCCTTTCTGGGCAAGATTCTCATGGAATGTATAGCAGTCGTCAGGGAGGCTATGGCGGAG GCTCTTATGGGGGCAGTGATATCAGTGGAATGTATTCATCTGGCTATGGTGGTGATTACGTGTCTCGTGGCAGTGAT GCTGGTGGTAGCTCTTATTCATCAGCCTATTCCAGTCGTGGCATGGGTGGTAGTGGTTATATGGGTAGTGGTGGTTCTGGATCTTATTACTAA
- the LOC107802337 gene encoding uncharacterized protein LOC107802337 isoform X2, translating into MPPRAVKRTPTGSGTKRGGRTNRGTPKSKEKQPVVMADEPVKVEVSAAEEEKKQELKQELKAEQPVAEEKSELEKPVKVEPEVKSVEKTDDVKDSDEYEKGERLDLDDNDPEYEPEEYGAVDYDERGIEHEDVQEEGYEIEEDPQEGDDGEEEEEGDMVEDDVEDMHEEIEGEEDGEHAEGEEHAEMVDAAEDEEHHEVVKERLKRKEFEVFVGGLDKDATEDDLRKVFSQVGEVTEVRLLMNPQTKKNKGFAFLRFATVEQAKRACIELKNPVVNGKKCGVSPSQDSDTLFLGNICKSWTKEALKEKLKHYGVNNVEDLTLVEDTNNEGMNRGFAFLEFSSRSEAMDAFKRLQKRDIVFGVDRPAKVSFADSFIDPGDEIMAQVKTVFIDGLSASWDEDRVRDLLKEYGNIEKIELARNMPSAKRKDFGFVSFDTHEAAVICAKSINNEELGEGDKKVKVRARLSRPLQRGRGRYGARDMRPRHGLMRGPRAPWGRPVPHRLPVRGSRVSTRVPPLADRSFKRPAAMRDRRPVMAVAPRGRPVAPRGRPVAPLSSRSYDRRPPVHSYPKSKREYARHEEIPPPRSRAAVDYPSRFPSDRRSSYRDDYSSRSSGYPDFPRGTARTSTRRAYVDDGYEERYERPPPAYREGRGREYDSISGSKRSYSSLDEVPPRYAEAGVRTSRSRLDYELGGASGTQYGDYSDSRLGRSNLGYSGSRSSLSGQDSHGMYSSRQGGYGGGSYGGSDISGMYSSGYGGDYVSRGSDAGGSSYSSAYSSRGMGGSGYMGSGGSGSYY; encoded by the exons ATGCCTCCGAGAGCTGTAAAGAGGACGCCGACAGGATCCGGAACGAAACGGGGCGGCCGGACAAACCGAGGGACACCTAAATCAAAGGAAAAACAACCGGTAGTGATGGCGGATGAACCGGTAAAAGTTGAGGTTTCTGCAGCGGAAGAGGAGAAGAAGCAGGAGCTGAAACAAGAATTGAAGGCGGAGCAACCGGTGGCCGAGGAGAAATCCGAGCTTGAAAAGCCGGTCAAAGTGGAGCCGGAGGTGAAATCTGTGGAGAAGA CGGACGATGTGAAAGATTCAGATGAATATGAAAAAGGCGAACGCTTAGATTTGGATGATAATGATCCTGAATATGAACCCGAAGAGTATGGCGCTGTTGATTATGACGAGAGAGGAATTGAACATGAGGATGTTCAGGAAGAGGGTTATGAAATAGAGGAAGATCCCCAAGAGGGAGATGATggtgaggaggaggaggaaggtgACATGGTTGAAGATGATGTTGAAGATATGCACGAGGAAATTGAGGGTGAGGAAGATGGCGAGCATGCAGAAGGAGAGGAGCATGCAGAGATGGTTGATGCAGCTGAGGATGAAGAACATCATGAAGTTGTTAAAGAAAGACTTAAGAGGAAGGAATTTGAAGTTTTTGTTGGTGGCTTGGACAAGGATGCTACTGAGGATGATCTCAGGAAAGTTTTCAGTCAAGTTGGTGAGGTCACAGAAGTGAGACTCTTAATGAATCCTCAGACAAAGAAGAATAAAGGATTTGCATTCCTGCGTTTTGCAACAGTGGAACAAGCAAAACGAGCTTGTATTGAGCTGAAAAATCCAGTG GTGAATGGCAAAAAATGTGGTGTTTCCCCAAGTCAGGACAGTGATACCCTATTTTTGGGTAACATATGCAAATCTTGGACAAAAGAAGCC TTAAAagagaagttgaagcattatggCGTTAATAATGTTGAGGATTTGACATTGGTTGAAGACACTAATAATGAGGGTATGAATCGAGGCTTTGCTTTTCTGGAGTTCTCTTCACGCTCAGAGGCCATGGATGCATTTAAACGTCTACAGAAGAGAGATATTGTGTTTGGAGTTGATAGGCCTGCCAAGGTTTCTTTTGCAGATTCATTCATTGACCCTGGAGATGAAATTATGGCACAG GTTAAAACAGTTTTTATCGATGGTCTTTCTGCATCTTGGGATGAGGATCGTGTGAGGGATCTTCTTAAAGAATATGGCAATATTGAAAAAATTGAGCTAGCCCGTAATATGCCTTCAGCCAAGAGAAAGGATTTTGGATTTGTCAGTTTTGACACTCATGAAGCTGCAGTTATTTGTGCCAAAAGCATTAATAATGAAGAGTTGGGTGAAGGAGATAAGAAG GTTAAAGTTAGGGCCAGATTATCGAGGCCACTTCAGAGAGGAAGAGGGAGATATGGCGCACGTGATATGCGACCTCGACATGGGTTGATGCGTGGTCCTCGTGCTCCATGGGGTCGTCCAGTCCCACATAGACTCCCTGTTCGTGGATCTAGAGTTAGTACACGTGTCCCTCCCCTTGCTGATCGTAGTTTCAAACGACCTGCCGCAATGAGGGATAGGCGACCGGTTATGGCTGTGGCTCCGAGGGGCAGACCTGTGGCTCCGAGGGGCAGACCTGTGGCTCCATTATCGAGCAGGTCTTATGACCGGAGACCACCTG TTCACTCGTACCCAAAGAGTAAGAGGGAGTATGCACGGCATGAGGAAATTCCTCCTCCTAGAAGCAGAGCCGCAGTGGACTATCCTTCTAGATTTCCTTCCGACAGACGCAGCTCCTACAGGGATGACTATTCGTCTCGTAGCTCTGGTTACCCTGATTTTCCTAGAGGTACTGCTCGCACATCAACAAGGAGAGCTTATGTTGATGATGGATATGAAGAACGGTATGAAAGGCCTCCTCCTGCTTATCGTGAGGGGCGAGGTAGGGAATATGATTCCATATCTGGTTCCAAACGTTCATACAGTTCACTG GATGAGGTCCCTCCCCGCTATGCTGAAGCAGGAGTCCGCACTTCTCGTTCTCGTTTGGATTATGAACTTGGTGGTGCGAGTGGCACACAGTATGGGGATTATAGTGACAG TAGGTTAGGGAGATCAAATCTTGGATATAGTGGCAGCCGGAGTTCCCTTTCTGGGCAAGATTCTCATGGAATGTATAGCAGTCGTCAGGGAGGCTATGGCGGAG GCTCTTATGGGGGCAGTGATATCAGTGGAATGTATTCATCTGGCTATGGTGGTGATTACGTGTCTCGTGGCAGTGAT GCTGGTGGTAGCTCTTATTCATCAGCCTATTCCAGTCGTGGCATGGGTGGTAGTGGTTATATGGGTAGTGGTGGTTCTGGATCTTATTACTAA